The Microbacterium sp. SORGH_AS_0862 genome has a segment encoding these proteins:
- the moaA gene encoding GTP 3',8-cyclase MoaA, translated as MTAIPLQLRRTPPPDAGQQRQGDPLVDVFGRVHRDLRISLTDRCSLRCTYCMPEQGNEWLARNSILTTDEIERVARIAAADGISTFRLTGGEPLLRRDIVDVVARLARIESPEGPVAIAMTTNGIRLPELLPDLVAAGLSRLNISIDTLRRDRFAELTRRDRLDEVREAITAAAASGLRPLKLNAVAMRGVNDDELVDLVEFAVAHDAQMRFIEQMPLDAGHTWDRSQMVTREEILEALGRRWKLTPVPGRGGAPAERWALGAGPHTVGVIASVTAPFCGDCDRMRLTADGQLRNCLFSTTEYDLVPLLRGGASDAQVDAMLRSCIAGKLAGHAIDDPSFLQPSRGMNAIGG; from the coding sequence ATGACGGCGATTCCGCTCCAGCTGCGCCGCACGCCGCCCCCGGATGCGGGGCAGCAGCGTCAGGGCGATCCACTCGTCGACGTGTTCGGCCGGGTGCACCGGGACCTTCGCATCTCGCTGACCGACCGCTGCTCGTTGCGCTGCACGTACTGCATGCCCGAGCAGGGCAACGAGTGGCTCGCGCGCAACAGCATCCTGACGACGGACGAGATCGAACGCGTCGCCCGCATCGCCGCCGCCGACGGGATCAGCACCTTCCGGCTGACCGGCGGTGAGCCGCTGCTGCGCCGCGACATCGTGGACGTCGTGGCGCGCCTGGCGCGCATCGAATCCCCCGAGGGGCCGGTCGCGATCGCGATGACCACCAACGGGATCCGCCTTCCGGAGCTTCTGCCCGACCTCGTCGCGGCGGGGCTCAGCCGGTTGAACATCTCCATCGACACGCTGCGGCGCGACCGCTTCGCCGAGCTCACGCGTCGCGACCGACTCGACGAGGTGCGCGAGGCGATCACCGCAGCCGCCGCATCCGGGCTCCGCCCGCTCAAGCTCAACGCCGTCGCGATGCGGGGAGTGAACGACGACGAACTGGTCGACCTGGTCGAGTTCGCCGTCGCGCACGACGCGCAGATGCGTTTCATCGAGCAGATGCCGCTGGATGCGGGTCACACCTGGGATCGTTCGCAGATGGTCACCCGCGAGGAGATCCTCGAAGCGCTCGGCCGCCGGTGGAAGCTGACCCCCGTCCCTGGTCGCGGCGGCGCACCCGCGGAGCGCTGGGCGCTGGGCGCCGGCCCGCACACCGTGGGCGTCATCGCGTCGGTCACGGCGCCGTTCTGCGGCGACTGCGACCGGATGCGGCTGACCGCCGACGGGCAACTGCGCAACTGCCTGTTCTCCACGACCGAGTACGACCTCGTGCCGTTGCTGCGCGGAGGCGCGTCCGACGCCCAGGTCGACGCTATGCTGCGGTCGTGCATCGCGGGCAAGCTCGCGGGGCACGCCATCGATGACCCCTCGTTCCTGCAGCCGTCGCGGGGAATGAACGCGATCGGCGGCTGA
- a CDS encoding metalloregulator ArsR/SmtB family transcription factor translates to MTRPGYSAISSYSRVQILHVLQKRGQRTVAELCEATELHPNTVREHLQRLLDGGYIVAETEHRTTRGRPRVLYSTTSDRQGISVISQRKVREAAQRGDLMRRIMPWTNVSDTGLTPDAVHQIDALVEDLGDAGFEPIVDEAELTVDISPCPNAGADPDHRETLCDVHLGLMDGVLAEAGGPLRVDKMAASCDPRNCVVKLMLAQRVTLPV, encoded by the coding sequence ATGACCCGCCCCGGCTACAGCGCGATCTCCAGCTACTCGCGCGTCCAGATCCTCCACGTTCTGCAGAAGCGCGGACAGCGCACGGTCGCCGAACTGTGCGAGGCGACCGAGTTGCACCCGAACACGGTTCGCGAGCACCTGCAGCGCCTGCTCGACGGCGGCTACATCGTGGCCGAGACCGAGCACCGCACCACCCGGGGCCGCCCCCGCGTGCTGTACAGCACGACCTCGGACCGCCAGGGCATCAGCGTCATCTCGCAGCGCAAGGTGCGTGAGGCGGCGCAGCGCGGCGACCTCATGCGCCGCATCATGCCGTGGACGAACGTGTCGGACACCGGACTCACCCCGGACGCCGTGCACCAGATCGATGCCCTCGTCGAAGACCTCGGCGATGCCGGATTCGAGCCGATCGTCGACGAAGCCGAACTCACCGTCGACATCTCCCCCTGCCCCAACGCGGGGGCGGATCCCGACCACCGCGAGACCCTGTGCGATGTGCACCTGGGACTCATGGACGGCGTCCTCGCCGAGGCCGGAGGCCCGCTGCGGGTGGACAAGATGGCCGCCTCGTGCGACCCGCGCAACTGCGTCGTCAAGCTGATGCTCGCGCAGCGGGTGACGCTACCGGTATGA
- a CDS encoding diacylglycerol kinase family protein — protein sequence MPASRTAVIYNPSKTKREDLARAWAGVSAEAEPEWFETTPEDPGQGPARAAIEAGCDLVIAAGGDGTVRAVAEGLAGTDVALGIVPRGTGNLLARNLGVPLLSLPAAMRRALTSESRSMDIGWVDLTRESGTERHAFVVMVGFGLDAQMLAETDDDLKSKAGWLAYVAAMGRALSSSSVIDVRLALDDEPAQSVEAHTLLVGNCGAIQGGVTLFPDAQLDDGLLDVLVMSAAGVGDWLETLRTAMWDNGILRLFDRERSATSTESARHAQARRLSVELSEPCAFEIDGEEVGEVTGFTVSVEPGALRVR from the coding sequence ATGCCCGCATCCCGCACCGCCGTGATCTACAACCCGAGCAAGACCAAGCGCGAGGACCTCGCGCGTGCGTGGGCCGGTGTCAGCGCTGAAGCCGAGCCCGAGTGGTTCGAGACGACCCCCGAGGATCCGGGGCAGGGCCCGGCACGCGCGGCGATCGAGGCCGGGTGCGATCTGGTGATCGCTGCCGGCGGCGACGGCACGGTGCGCGCGGTGGCGGAGGGGCTCGCCGGAACGGATGTCGCACTCGGCATCGTGCCCCGCGGGACCGGCAATCTGCTGGCACGCAACCTGGGCGTGCCGCTGCTGAGTCTTCCTGCCGCCATGCGCCGGGCATTGACCTCGGAGTCGCGCTCGATGGACATCGGCTGGGTCGATCTGACCCGGGAGAGCGGCACCGAGCGCCACGCTTTCGTCGTGATGGTCGGCTTCGGTCTGGACGCTCAGATGCTCGCCGAGACGGACGACGACCTGAAGTCGAAGGCGGGATGGCTCGCCTACGTGGCGGCGATGGGGCGCGCCCTGTCGTCATCGAGCGTGATCGATGTCCGCCTCGCGCTCGATGACGAGCCGGCGCAGAGCGTCGAGGCGCACACGTTGCTCGTGGGCAACTGCGGCGCCATCCAGGGCGGGGTCACCCTCTTCCCTGACGCTCAGCTGGACGACGGACTGCTCGACGTGCTCGTGATGAGCGCGGCCGGGGTCGGCGACTGGCTCGAGACGCTGCGCACCGCGATGTGGGACAACGGCATCCTCCGACTGTTCGATCGCGAGCGCTCGGCGACGAGCACGGAGTCGGCGCGGCACGCGCAGGCCCGGCGGTTGAGTGTCGAGCTGTCCGAGCCGTGCGCGTTCGAGATCGACGGCGAGGAGGTCGGCGAGGTGACCGGCTTCACGGTCAGCGTCGAGCCCGGAGCGCTGCGCGTGCGCTGA
- a CDS encoding glucose-6-phosphate dehydrogenase, giving the protein MRIASSSDWRQNIPFETPLLVADIAPGDAGRCASCPSDAPARERTELWAVKHRHPNNHDGFVRFYCAEHRPEPPRAPAPAATAVRAKRSTARQAAPARQAAPKPVVPERVRAVCPTCFLEANANGVCGMCGEQIA; this is encoded by the coding sequence GTGAGGATCGCATCGTCATCGGACTGGCGGCAGAACATCCCCTTCGAGACACCGCTGCTGGTCGCCGACATCGCCCCGGGCGATGCGGGACGCTGCGCATCCTGCCCCTCCGACGCGCCCGCACGGGAGCGCACGGAACTGTGGGCCGTCAAGCATCGCCACCCCAACAACCACGACGGGTTCGTGCGCTTCTACTGCGCCGAGCACCGCCCCGAGCCGCCCCGCGCACCCGCGCCCGCGGCGACCGCGGTACGCGCGAAGCGCAGCACCGCCCGTCAGGCCGCGCCCGCCCGCCAGGCCGCACCGAAGCCCGTCGTGCCCGAGCGCGTCCGCGCCGTGTGCCCCACCTGCTTCCTCGAGGCGAACGCCAACGGCGTGTGCGGCATGTGCGGCGAGCAGATCGCCTGA